A single region of the bacterium genome encodes:
- the phoU gene encoding phosphate signaling complex protein PhoU, with translation MTVQTREAFDRELAGLRDDLLRMGALVEEAVRRSVEALRSRSVEGAEAVIAADNAIDALHLELEERCLMLMATQQPMAKDLRTIAAVWAMTMDLERIGDHAEDIARATKRMADQPLLKPLIDIPRMAEMVQQMLRTGLDAFVQRDVNLAQQMAAADDEVDHLYGQVFRELLTYMIEDPHNIQRATHLLFSAQALERMGDHATNIAERVIYMVTGTLKELNL, from the coding sequence ATGACCGTCCAGACGCGGGAGGCGTTCGACCGGGAACTGGCGGGCCTCCGGGACGATCTGCTCCGCATGGGCGCGCTCGTCGAAGAAGCGGTGCGCCGGTCGGTCGAAGCGCTCCGCTCCCGCAGCGTCGAGGGCGCGGAGGCCGTCATCGCCGCCGACAACGCCATCGACGCGCTGCACCTCGAGCTGGAAGAGCGCTGCCTCATGCTGATGGCCACCCAGCAGCCGATGGCCAAAGATCTCCGCACCATCGCCGCGGTATGGGCGATGACGATGGACCTCGAGCGCATCGGCGACCACGCGGAGGACATTGCGCGGGCGACCAAGCGGATGGCCGATCAACCGCTGCTCAAGCCCCTCATCGACATTCCGCGGATGGCCGAAATGGTGCAGCAGATGCTCCGCACCGGCCTGGACGCCTTTGTGCAGCGCGACGTCAACCTCGCGCAGCAGATGGCGGCCGCCGACGACGAGGTGGACCATCTCTACGGTCAGGTATTTCGCGAGCTGCTGACGTACATGATTGAGGATCCCCACAACATCCAGCGCGCCACGCATCTGCTCTTCTCCGCCCAGGCGCTCGAGCGGATGGGCGACCACGCCACGAACATCGCCGAGCGCGTGATCTACATGGTCACGGGCACGCTGAAGGAATTGAACCTCTAG
- the pstB gene encoding phosphate ABC transporter ATP-binding protein PstB, translating into MLWDHAIASALAKGEAIETGVPSQLVVEDLHAYFGRTHAVKGLSLDIAANRITAIIGPSGCGKSTFLRCLNRMHEVVPGARREGRVLLDGEDIYAPSVDPVEVRRRVGMVFQRANPFPTMSIYDNVVVGLRLNGIRDRRVLDEVAERSLGQAALWDEVKDVLARPGTSLSGGQQQRLCIARALAVQPEVLLMDEPASALDPASTLKIEELAKTLRETLTIVIVTHNMQQAARVSDSTAFMLAGSLIEYGPTAELFTRPKERQTEDYITGRFG; encoded by the coding sequence ATGTTGTGGGACCACGCGATAGCCTCCGCACTCGCGAAGGGGGAGGCCATCGAGACCGGCGTTCCGTCGCAACTCGTCGTTGAAGACCTCCATGCCTACTTCGGGCGCACGCACGCCGTGAAGGGGCTGTCGCTCGACATTGCCGCGAACCGGATCACCGCCATCATCGGCCCGTCCGGCTGCGGCAAGTCGACGTTCCTGCGCTGTCTCAACCGGATGCACGAGGTCGTCCCCGGCGCCCGCAGGGAGGGCCGCGTGCTGCTCGACGGCGAGGACATCTATGCGCCGTCGGTGGATCCGGTCGAGGTGCGGCGCCGCGTCGGCATGGTGTTCCAGCGGGCCAACCCATTCCCGACGATGTCGATTTACGACAACGTCGTGGTGGGACTGCGGCTGAACGGGATTCGCGACCGCCGGGTCCTGGATGAGGTGGCCGAACGCAGTCTGGGCCAGGCCGCGCTGTGGGACGAGGTCAAGGATGTGCTGGCCCGGCCCGGGACGAGCCTATCCGGCGGCCAGCAGCAGCGGCTGTGCATCGCCAGGGCGCTCGCGGTGCAGCCCGAAGTCCTGCTGATGGACGAGCCGGCGTCGGCGCTCGACCCGGCGTCGACGCTGAAGATCGAGGAGCTGGCCAAGACGCTGCGCGAGACGCTGACGATCGTCATCGTCACGCACAACATGCAGCAGGCCGCGCGGGTGTCCGACAGCACCGCGTTCATGCTGGCCGGCAGCCTGATCGAATACGGCCCCACCGCGGAGCTGTTCACGCGGCCCAAGGAACGGCAGACGGAAGACTACATCACCGGCAGGTTCGGGTGA
- the pstA gene encoding phosphate ABC transporter permease PstA — translation MIAPGSRAGARRRLTDRVMGWVCLAAILVAIAPLASLLGYVVVQGAPALNWAFFTHLPAPVGEPGGGMANAILGTLTLIGLASGVGVPVGILGGLFLAEAGDGRLGWWIRFTADVLNGLPSIVVGVFVYALVVVPMHRFSALAGGLALGVMMIPLVVRTTEEMVRLVPSSLREASLALGIRWWITSLRIVLRTATAGVITGIMLAVARIGGETAPLLFTAFNNQFWQAGLDQPISSLTVQLFTYSIAPYDDWHRQAWAAALVLMAITLLLNIAARAAGRQRFTVGR, via the coding sequence GTGATCGCGCCGGGCTCCCGCGCGGGCGCGCGCCGGCGGCTGACGGACCGCGTCATGGGGTGGGTCTGTCTTGCCGCGATTCTCGTCGCGATCGCCCCGCTGGCGAGCCTGCTCGGCTACGTCGTCGTCCAGGGCGCGCCGGCGCTCAACTGGGCGTTCTTCACCCACCTGCCGGCGCCGGTGGGCGAGCCCGGAGGCGGCATGGCGAACGCGATCCTGGGCACGCTCACGCTGATCGGGCTCGCATCCGGCGTCGGCGTGCCGGTCGGCATCCTCGGCGGGCTCTTTCTCGCGGAGGCCGGCGACGGCCGGCTGGGCTGGTGGATACGGTTTACCGCGGATGTCCTCAACGGCCTTCCGAGCATCGTCGTCGGGGTCTTCGTCTACGCGCTGGTCGTTGTCCCGATGCACCGCTTTTCGGCGCTGGCCGGGGGGCTCGCGCTCGGCGTCATGATGATCCCACTGGTGGTGCGGACCACCGAGGAGATGGTCCGGCTCGTGCCGTCGTCGCTGCGCGAGGCGTCGCTCGCCCTCGGCATCCGCTGGTGGATCACAAGCCTCCGAATCGTCCTTCGCACCGCGACGGCGGGCGTGATCACCGGCATCATGCTGGCCGTGGCGCGCATCGGCGGTGAGACGGCGCCCCTCTTGTTCACCGCCTTCAACAACCAGTTCTGGCAGGCGGGGCTCGATCAGCCGATCTCGTCGCTCACCGTGCAGCTGTTCACCTACTCGATCGCGCCGTACGACGATTGGCATCGCCAGGCGTGGGCGGCGGCGCTGGTGTTGATGGCGATCACGCTGTTGTTGAATATAGCCGCGCGGGCGGCGGGCCGGCAGCGGTTCACGGTGGGGCGTTAA
- the pstC gene encoding phosphate ABC transporter permease subunit PstC → MPRSRGGRGGDVGFRVLLTVFGVAVIVLVAAIACVLIGAAMPSIRRFGPAFLWTSRWDPVHNVFGALPFVFGTVASSTLALLIAVPISLGVAVYLVEIAPAQMSVALSFVIELLAAIPSVILGLWGIFVLAPWVRAAVEPALAAVLGWLPLFSGPQYGIGLLAAGIILAIMIIPIVSSVSRDVLRAVPPEQREAMYALGATRWEVISRAVVPYGRVGIIGAVILGLGRALGETIAVTMVIGNRPQIPTSLFQPAYTIAAVLANEFSEATSDLYLSALIEMALVLFAVSLIVNALARWLVARVTSHTRVVR, encoded by the coding sequence GTGCCTCGATCGCGGGGCGGCCGCGGCGGCGACGTCGGCTTTCGCGTCCTGCTCACGGTGTTCGGCGTGGCCGTGATCGTGCTGGTCGCCGCGATCGCCTGCGTGCTCATCGGCGCGGCGATGCCGTCGATCCGGCGGTTCGGCCCGGCGTTTCTCTGGACGTCGCGCTGGGATCCTGTGCACAATGTCTTCGGGGCCCTGCCGTTCGTCTTCGGCACGGTGGCTTCGTCGACGCTGGCGCTGCTCATCGCGGTGCCGATCAGTCTCGGCGTCGCGGTCTATCTCGTCGAGATCGCCCCCGCGCAGATGTCGGTCGCGCTGTCGTTCGTCATCGAGCTCCTGGCCGCGATCCCGAGCGTCATCCTCGGCCTCTGGGGTATTTTCGTGCTGGCGCCGTGGGTACGCGCGGCCGTCGAGCCGGCGCTCGCGGCGGTCTTGGGCTGGCTCCCCCTGTTCAGCGGCCCGCAGTACGGCATCGGCCTGCTCGCGGCCGGCATCATCCTCGCGATCATGATCATCCCGATCGTGTCGTCGGTGTCGCGCGACGTCCTGCGCGCCGTGCCGCCGGAGCAGCGCGAGGCGATGTATGCGCTCGGCGCGACCCGCTGGGAGGTCATCAGCCGCGCGGTCGTGCCGTACGGCCGGGTCGGGATCATCGGCGCCGTCATCCTGGGCCTCGGCCGCGCGCTCGGCGAGACGATCGCCGTCACAATGGTGATCGGCAACCGCCCGCAGATTCCAACGTCCCTGTTCCAGCCCGCCTATACGATCGCAGCGGTGCTGGCCAACGAATTCTCGGAGGCGACCAGCGACCTGTACCTGTCCGCCCTCATCGAGATGGCGCTCGTGCTTTTCGCGGTGTCGCTGATCGTGAATGCGCTGGCGAGGTGGCTCGTGGCGCGCGTGACGTCCCATACGCGGGTGGTCCGGTGA
- the pstS gene encoding phosphate ABC transporter substrate-binding protein PstS gives MRTTPHWRSLLAAAAICALLVGMSPAVQPAKGAGIVTLNGAGATFPFPLYSRWFAEYNRAHPDVRINYQSIGSGGGIQQVKNRTVDFGASDAPLSDDQLKAMGRPIVLIPTVAGAIAMSYNIPNVGTGLRLSSQNIAALYLGTITKWNDPKLTADNPGMKLPNLPITVVHRSDGSGTTFHFTSFLSLVSPEWSNKVGHATSVEWPVGIGGKGNEGVAGAVKQTPGAIGYVELAYVKQNNLTYAVVKNRDGHWVAPSLAATVLAAAGGAEQMVKTRDVRVSIAYAPGAMNYPIAGFTYLLVPQEQQDAVRGRALVDFLWWAIHDGEKDAAQLLYAQAPPAVVKIDEGLVKQVTYQGKALLVAQ, from the coding sequence ATGAGGACAACGCCACATTGGCGTTCTTTGCTCGCGGCCGCGGCCATCTGCGCCCTGCTCGTGGGGATGAGTCCGGCCGTGCAGCCGGCGAAGGGCGCCGGCATCGTCACGTTGAACGGGGCGGGCGCCACGTTTCCGTTCCCGCTCTACTCGCGGTGGTTCGCCGAATACAATCGCGCTCATCCCGACGTGCGGATCAACTATCAGTCCATCGGCAGCGGCGGCGGCATCCAGCAGGTCAAGAACCGCACGGTCGATTTCGGCGCGTCCGATGCGCCGCTGTCCGACGACCAGCTCAAAGCGATGGGCCGGCCGATCGTCTTGATTCCCACGGTCGCCGGCGCGATCGCGATGAGCTACAACATCCCGAACGTCGGCACGGGGCTGCGCCTGTCGTCGCAGAACATCGCCGCGCTGTATCTGGGCACCATCACCAAGTGGAACGATCCGAAGCTCACGGCCGACAATCCGGGCATGAAGCTGCCGAACCTGCCGATCACGGTCGTGCACCGGTCCGACGGCAGCGGCACCACGTTTCACTTCACGTCGTTCCTGTCGCTGGTCAGCCCGGAGTGGTCCAACAAGGTCGGTCACGCCACGTCGGTCGAGTGGCCGGTTGGCATCGGCGGGAAGGGAAACGAGGGAGTCGCCGGCGCGGTCAAGCAGACGCCCGGCGCCATCGGCTACGTCGAGCTCGCCTACGTCAAGCAGAACAACCTCACGTACGCCGTGGTGAAGAACCGCGACGGGCACTGGGTGGCGCCGTCGCTCGCCGCGACCGTGCTGGCCGCGGCGGGCGGCGCCGAGCAGATGGTGAAGACGCGTGACGTGCGCGTCTCGATCGCGTACGCGCCCGGGGCGATGAACTATCCGATCGCCGGGTTCACCTATCTGCTGGTTCCGCAAGAACAGCAGGACGCGGTGAGAGGCCGCGCGCTCGTCGACTTTCTGTGGTGGGCCATCCACGACGGAGAAAAGGATGCCGCGCAGCTCTTGTACGCGCAGGCGCCGCCGGCCGTGGTCAAGATCGACGAAGGGCTGGTGAAGCAAGTCACGTACCAGGGCAAGGCGCTGCTCGTCGCGCAGTAA
- a CDS encoding aquaporin: MSSHGTASTLPRRALAEFIGTALLVAAVIGSGIAAARLSPHDAGLQLFENAAATAAALTAIILAVGPVSGAHLNPA, translated from the coding sequence ATGTCTTCGCACGGGACCGCGTCCACGCTCCCGCGGCGCGCGCTGGCCGAATTCATCGGCACCGCGTTGCTCGTCGCGGCCGTGATCGGATCGGGCATCGCCGCGGCGCGACTCAGCCCCCACGATGCGGGCCTGCAGTTGTTCGAGAACGCCGCGGCCACCGCCGCCGCCCTCACCGCGATCATTCTGGCGGTGGGTCCGGTCTCGGGCGCCCACCTGAACCCCGCGTAA